The following proteins are encoded in a genomic region of Bosea beijingensis:
- a CDS encoding class I SAM-dependent methyltransferase — MPSSKKVVTILDVGGTESYWSDKIAMIKRDVHVTLLNIHQVETSAANFLSVAGDARNMPQFGDNQFDIVHSNSVIEHVGRWTDMVAMAQEVARVAPSYFVQTPYFWFPIEPHARTAFLHWLPEPIRYRIVMAFKCGFWSKCATVDSAMRTIQSSELIDIGMMKSLFPGSVIVKEKAFQLTKSIIAIK, encoded by the coding sequence ATGCCGAGTTCGAAGAAGGTTGTCACTATTTTGGATGTTGGGGGGACAGAATCATATTGGTCAGACAAGATCGCGATGATTAAGAGAGACGTGCATGTCACTCTTTTGAATATCCATCAGGTTGAAACGAGCGCGGCGAATTTCTTATCCGTAGCGGGGGACGCTCGAAATATGCCCCAGTTCGGTGACAATCAATTTGACATCGTTCACTCGAATTCGGTCATCGAGCATGTCGGGCGATGGACGGATATGGTCGCGATGGCCCAAGAGGTTGCGCGTGTCGCACCATCGTACTTTGTGCAAACACCGTATTTTTGGTTCCCTATCGAGCCGCACGCTCGGACCGCTTTTTTGCATTGGCTTCCTGAACCTATCAGGTATCGAATTGTCATGGCTTTTAAGTGCGGGTTTTGGTCAAAATGCGCGACTGTCGACAGTGCGATGAGGACAATACAGAGCTCTGAACTTATCGATATTGGGATGATGAAAAGCTTGTTTCCCGGGTCTGTTATTGTTAAGGAGAAGGCATTCCAGCTTACGAAGTCAATAATTGCCATCAAGTGA
- a CDS encoding GumC family protein, with product MNLHQLWKILLSRHWVIWCVFAASVLSALVATRFLKPQYTATAQLYVNLADANGATNVQVPGAVVRNYISTQVEAIRSRGTALVVVERENLAADPQWQAAFAASQQDGERIEDWIASVLLRGLEVARQGASDVISVNYRSENKELSARMANAFAGAFLRKDVELRTGSAQELSKWYDERLALLRTRFLDVETKRSELRLEAIGRGDVEAAGAQDPFSSMTTQVANARNAVFQAKAALELARSGQSPAAENPELLALRRQVTDTELALKRELPLLGESHRRIQFLRTNLQQSKVQVEAAAVRLRAELVADKERELAAAERRVQETATQMSRDETRRHDQVKSRAAAATLDRELESLRSQIDVLVQRRERSIVESAASQSNTSILSQASVPASPSWPRIPLIIALAAVLGLAFGLALAFLREMFDRRVRCSDDLTAYFNAPLLGDIRGQKLSKAMTKLPPGLDRMAGRLRDDAPRMLGHAVEAAR from the coding sequence ATGAATCTGCACCAGCTTTGGAAAATATTGTTGAGCCGGCACTGGGTTATCTGGTGCGTTTTTGCGGCTTCCGTCTTGTCGGCCTTGGTCGCAACGCGCTTCCTGAAGCCGCAATACACTGCCACTGCGCAACTTTACGTCAATCTGGCCGATGCCAATGGCGCCACGAATGTGCAGGTCCCCGGCGCGGTCGTAAGAAACTACATCAGCACGCAGGTCGAGGCTATCCGTAGCCGCGGGACGGCGCTGGTGGTCGTTGAGCGCGAGAACTTGGCCGCCGATCCGCAATGGCAGGCGGCGTTCGCTGCGAGCCAGCAGGATGGCGAGCGGATCGAGGACTGGATCGCCAGCGTACTCCTGCGCGGGCTGGAGGTGGCGCGCCAAGGGGCGAGCGACGTGATCTCCGTCAACTACCGCAGCGAGAACAAGGAGCTTTCCGCCAGGATGGCCAATGCTTTCGCCGGGGCTTTCCTGCGGAAGGATGTCGAGCTTCGGACGGGATCGGCTCAAGAGCTTTCGAAGTGGTACGACGAGAGGCTGGCGCTGCTGCGGACGCGCTTCCTGGATGTGGAGACGAAGCGATCCGAGCTCAGGCTGGAGGCGATCGGTCGGGGCGATGTCGAGGCGGCAGGTGCGCAGGACCCGTTCTCGTCCATGACGACCCAGGTGGCGAATGCTCGCAACGCGGTCTTCCAGGCGAAGGCGGCACTCGAACTGGCACGTAGCGGGCAGAGCCCGGCCGCCGAGAACCCCGAGCTTCTGGCCCTGCGGCGGCAGGTGACCGATACCGAACTCGCGCTGAAACGCGAGCTGCCGCTGCTTGGCGAGAGCCATCGGAGAATTCAGTTCCTGAGGACGAACCTGCAGCAGTCGAAAGTTCAGGTCGAGGCCGCCGCGGTTCGGCTGCGCGCGGAATTGGTCGCCGACAAGGAGCGCGAGCTTGCTGCTGCGGAGCGGCGCGTGCAGGAAACGGCGACGCAGATGAGTCGAGACGAGACGCGGCGACATGATCAGGTGAAGAGTCGTGCTGCCGCCGCCACGCTTGATCGGGAGCTCGAGAGCCTACGGTCGCAGATCGATGTCCTCGTCCAGCGGCGTGAGCGTTCAATCGTCGAGAGCGCTGCGTCCCAGAGCAACACGAGCATTCTGTCGCAAGCCTCCGTTCCGGCGAGCCCGAGCTGGCCGCGCATTCCGCTCATCATTGCCCTGGCCGCAGTGCTGGGATTGGCTTTCGGTCTGGCACTCGCGTTCCTTCGCGAGATGTTCGACCGCCGGGTCCGCTGTTCGGATGATCTGACAGCCTATTTCAATGCGCCGCTGTTGGGAGATATCAGAGGGCAGAAGCTGTCGAAGGCCATGACCAAGCTGCCGCCGGGTCTTGATCGGATGGCCGGCCGGCTCCGCGACGATGCGCCCAGGATGCTCGGGCACGCGGTAGAGGCGGCGAGGTGA
- a CDS encoding NosD domain-containing protein, producing the protein MSVGHVVVVSNSAELSAALKGRADDTVIMLKQGNYGDFGFNAAESPRAINLVAADPTKPPVFGSLTISNANGVSIEGVTFTPKDGVKYANGLTLRNCEDVSLTKNAFVGGPTAMEFSQRGLVVEKSSGVSVYDNEFSGLMRGGVFSASDDIKVTDNSVYGMRSEGFNFSSVKDVEVSGNKMGDFNPAAGDHPDFIQFWTTKTQVASENIYIHDNTLIQAKGGLSVQGIFMDNDDNIPYKNVVIENNLIQSGAPNGILLANAVGVKVSNNTALAVEDSNYKLSLAIKDSSDVVVINNTANAITLTNNNGQSVDGNVAVSKFVDGFKPLTADDIAQLRHDAPIMRGTDGDDRLTGTKLNDVILGGAGNDVLSGGRGDDVIIGGSGDDMSLGGAGADRFVFFGLGAKGLENERIMDLSFEEGDMIELSGFGARTFGKAAGVDLVSDAHTSSVLINSVADLIELSKLDAVTISRKGSTDLIKLSIRDDNGYVLDIQLSNMYNNYAGGGGTLI; encoded by the coding sequence ATGTCGGTCGGTCATGTCGTCGTGGTGTCGAATTCAGCAGAGCTTTCCGCCGCGCTCAAGGGGCGCGCAGACGATACGGTGATTATGCTGAAGCAGGGAAATTACGGTGACTTCGGTTTCAACGCGGCCGAGAGCCCTCGTGCAATCAACCTCGTAGCCGCCGATCCGACGAAGCCGCCTGTCTTTGGTTCCCTGACGATCTCGAATGCCAACGGAGTCAGTATTGAGGGTGTCACGTTTACTCCCAAGGACGGTGTCAAGTATGCCAACGGATTGACTCTGCGAAATTGCGAAGATGTCAGCCTCACAAAAAATGCATTTGTCGGTGGGCCGACTGCAATGGAGTTTTCGCAGCGCGGCCTGGTTGTCGAGAAATCGTCAGGTGTCAGCGTTTATGACAACGAATTTTCCGGATTGATGCGTGGCGGCGTGTTTTCCGCCAGCGACGACATCAAGGTGACCGACAATTCGGTCTACGGCATGCGAAGCGAAGGGTTCAATTTCTCAAGTGTCAAGGATGTCGAGGTTTCCGGCAACAAGATGGGTGATTTCAACCCGGCCGCAGGCGATCACCCGGATTTCATTCAATTCTGGACGACGAAAACCCAGGTTGCGTCCGAGAATATCTATATTCACGACAATACCCTGATTCAGGCAAAGGGGGGGCTGTCGGTTCAAGGTATATTCATGGATAACGACGATAATATTCCTTACAAAAATGTCGTCATCGAGAACAATCTTATTCAGTCGGGCGCTCCGAATGGAATTTTGCTTGCAAACGCAGTTGGTGTGAAGGTATCAAATAATACAGCATTGGCTGTTGAGGATTCGAATTACAAGTTGAGCCTTGCAATCAAGGATTCTTCTGATGTTGTTGTTATCAACAATACAGCAAATGCTATAACTTTGACAAATAACAATGGCCAGTCGGTAGATGGTAACGTTGCCGTAAGCAAATTTGTCGATGGGTTTAAACCATTGACGGCAGATGACATTGCGCAGCTTCGTCATGATGCGCCGATCATGCGGGGTACCGATGGTGACGACCGCCTGACGGGCACGAAATTGAACGACGTGATCCTGGGCGGCGCCGGCAACGACGTTTTGTCCGGTGGGCGCGGCGATGACGTTATCATAGGTGGATCCGGCGATGACATGTCCTTGGGCGGCGCCGGGGCTGATCGGTTCGTCTTTTTCGGCCTTGGTGCCAAGGGGCTGGAAAACGAGCGCATCATGGATCTGTCCTTTGAAGAGGGGGATATGATCGAGCTGAGCGGATTTGGCGCCCGGACGTTCGGAAAGGCCGCCGGCGTCGATCTCGTATCCGATGCGCATACGTCGAGCGTTCTGATCAATTCGGTCGCCGATTTGATCGAGTTGTCGAAGCTGGATGCGGTGACGATTTCGCGGAAAGGTTCGACCGACCTTATCAAGCTCTCGATCCGTGATGACAACGGGTACGTTCTCGATATTCAGCTTTCGAATATGTACAACAATTATGCTGGCGGGGGCGGCACGCTGATCTGA
- a CDS encoding AAA family ATPase → MMSFVKAMIAGLSGRKPGLQSAAMSQRHDPRSRGRAVAASEEEMVFRFQASDNMLGDVGSEKLLRAIKSFAPSQPTQNIAQFAGRADILTQVITAIEEHRNHLVLFGGRGTGKTSLALAMSSVARRAGYHCSYISCTRESTIDSIFRSALSELPIRYDHQFDPRNEEVDPNLSFESLAPQVEMTPQVLADLLARIRSTRLLIVIDEFDRNENQTLTRGLTEIMKVLSDRAIPVQIVIVGVGDVVDNLVGEHSSIARVLYVVRLTSMSDQQIRDTLALASRYAEVEMLPDVTEAIVSISYGRPYIARLVGLKAAKMSLLRGSPYVEIEDFRSGTEELLGYLDSAGFGQAGRFIGASATNVSLFVAMLRCRRDSSDRFTVSDVCEVLTNPPASADCVQRVQQAIDLLASPEFGLLTTTPGPVPLSQFVDPRAELCISILCGRALGRLPRAQASVQAFHPSS, encoded by the coding sequence ATGATGTCGTTTGTCAAAGCGATGATTGCAGGCCTGTCGGGCCGGAAGCCGGGATTGCAATCCGCAGCTATGAGCCAGCGCCACGACCCGCGGTCGCGCGGTCGCGCGGTCGCGGCTTCCGAAGAGGAAATGGTTTTCCGCTTCCAGGCCTCCGACAATATGCTTGGGGACGTCGGAAGCGAGAAGCTGCTGCGCGCGATCAAGTCCTTTGCGCCAAGCCAGCCGACGCAGAACATTGCGCAGTTCGCCGGCCGTGCCGATATTCTGACGCAGGTGATCACCGCGATCGAAGAACACCGCAACCATCTGGTTCTGTTCGGAGGGCGCGGAACGGGCAAAACCTCTCTCGCCCTGGCGATGTCGTCCGTTGCGCGTCGTGCCGGCTATCACTGCTCGTACATATCTTGCACGCGCGAGAGCACGATCGACTCGATCTTCCGTTCCGCGCTGTCGGAGTTGCCGATCCGCTACGATCATCAGTTCGATCCGCGCAACGAGGAGGTCGATCCCAATCTCAGCTTCGAGTCCTTGGCGCCGCAGGTGGAGATGACGCCGCAGGTCCTGGCGGATTTGCTGGCGCGCATAAGGAGCACGCGGCTCCTGATCGTGATCGACGAGTTCGACCGAAACGAGAACCAGACTCTGACCCGGGGTCTCACTGAGATCATGAAGGTGCTGTCGGATCGCGCCATTCCGGTGCAGATCGTTATCGTCGGCGTCGGCGACGTCGTGGACAATCTGGTCGGTGAGCACTCTTCGATCGCGCGAGTGCTTTACGTCGTGCGCCTGACGAGCATGTCGGATCAGCAGATCCGGGACACGCTCGCATTGGCCTCCAGATATGCCGAGGTCGAGATGCTGCCGGATGTGACGGAGGCTATCGTCAGTATTTCCTACGGTCGCCCGTATATTGCACGCCTTGTGGGGCTCAAGGCCGCGAAAATGTCCCTTCTGCGGGGCTCCCCTTATGTCGAGATCGAGGATTTCCGATCGGGAACGGAGGAACTCCTCGGCTATCTCGATTCCGCGGGATTTGGCCAGGCGGGCCGCTTTATCGGCGCCTCGGCGACGAATGTGTCGCTCTTCGTCGCAATGCTTAGGTGCAGGCGGGACTCTTCGGACCGTTTCACGGTCAGTGATGTCTGCGAAGTGCTCACAAATCCGCCGGCAAGCGCCGACTGCGTCCAGCGGGTCCAGCAGGCGATCGATCTTCTGGCGTCGCCGGAATTCGGCCTGCTGACCACCACGCCCGGCCCTGTACCCTTGTCCCAGTTCGTCGATCCTCGTGCGGAGCTTTGTATCTCGATCTTGTGTGGACGCGCCTTGGGCAGGCTTCCGCGAGCCCAGGCAAGCGTCCAGGCATTCCACCCTTCAAGTTGA
- the arsB gene encoding ACR3 family arsenite efflux transporter, whose amino-acid sequence MSTFERYLTVWVGLCIVVGIALGHVMPGVFQAVGAAEIAKVNLPVAVLIWLMVIPMLLKIDFAALSQVGKHWRGIGVTLFINWAVKPFSMAALGWIFIAWLFRPWLPADQIDSYIAGLIILAAAPCTAMVFVWSNLTKGEPHFTLSQVALNDAIMVVAFAPIVGLLLGLSAITVPWGTLVLSVVLYIVIPVIVAQLVRSRVLAKGGQAALDRLLGRLGPVSLVALLATLVLLFGFQGEQILAQPMVIALLAVPILIQVYLNAGLAYVLNRVAGEQHCVAGPSALIGASNFFELAVAAAISLFGFHSGAALATVVGVLIEVPVMLTVVWIVNRSKGWYERGNGVRKVQAPE is encoded by the coding sequence ATGTCCACTTTCGAACGTTATCTGACCGTCTGGGTCGGACTGTGCATCGTGGTCGGCATCGCACTGGGCCATGTCATGCCCGGCGTCTTCCAGGCCGTCGGCGCCGCCGAGATCGCCAAGGTCAATCTGCCCGTCGCCGTGCTGATCTGGCTGATGGTCATCCCCATGCTGCTGAAGATCGACTTCGCCGCGCTGAGTCAGGTCGGCAAGCACTGGCGCGGGATTGGCGTGACCCTGTTCATCAACTGGGCGGTGAAGCCTTTCTCGATGGCGGCACTGGGGTGGATCTTCATCGCCTGGCTGTTCCGGCCGTGGCTGCCCGCTGACCAGATCGACAGCTACATCGCCGGGCTCATCATCCTGGCGGCGGCGCCCTGCACCGCGATGGTCTTCGTCTGGTCGAATCTGACGAAGGGCGAGCCGCACTTCACGCTCAGCCAGGTCGCACTAAATGACGCCATCATGGTCGTCGCCTTCGCCCCGATTGTCGGCCTGCTGCTCGGCCTGTCCGCGATCACCGTGCCATGGGGAACGCTCGTACTCTCGGTCGTCCTCTACATCGTCATTCCCGTGATCGTCGCGCAACTCGTCCGCAGCCGCGTTCTGGCGAAGGGCGGGCAGGCTGCGCTCGATCGACTGCTCGGCCGACTGGGACCTGTTTCGCTCGTGGCCCTGCTCGCCACCCTCGTCCTGCTCTTCGGCTTCCAGGGCGAGCAGATCCTCGCCCAGCCGATGGTGATCGCGCTCCTGGCGGTGCCGATCCTGATCCAGGTCTACCTGAATGCCGGGCTGGCCTACGTCCTGAACCGGGTCGCGGGCGAGCAGCATTGCGTCGCGGGGCCGTCTGCCCTGATCGGCGCCTCGAACTTCTTCGAACTTGCCGTCGCCGCCGCGATCAGCCTGTTCGGTTTTCACTCCGGAGCGGCGCTCGCGACCGTTGTCGGCGTGCTGATCGAGGTCCCGGTTATGCTCACCGTCGTCTGGATCGTGAACCGATCGAAGGGCTGGTACGAGCGCGGTAACGGCGTCCGGAAGGTTCAAGCCCCAGAATAA
- a CDS encoding O-antigen ligase family protein — MSLTSLSDAPKSVPSVTANVRWTSAALLFGALVGLCLPAAFEGGLEIYFLILALIIVVIIFSMPRKKTFNDRTCWILFVTFLSLYSLYPHYISLRISGLPWLSPVRIVLAALFFVWLYAFRHSAVMEETLRRHIRENRAFFVFFGIFVAAQIFGLLTSRSPAQSLTRFLLFQFIWTFPFLAMISLARTEQRLRLVAALFIVFAAVQCSMGFIEARLQRLLWLDFLPPGFGADTEFLLRIIQGQFRGGTYRVQGSFSVSLIYAEFLVLMLPFAIFAVIEGRTRFVRMAGFVTAAAIVPAQFLSGARLGTVGTLIIFFLLLIVHVVRVKKINKRSMLGPFLLLMLPFALAAFAAAYVASPRLQSMTIGGGQHQASTEGRLEQVKRAIPRIAERPVFGHGLGVAGETLGFRNLAGVLTIDSYALSLLLEVGIVGTIGFVGMIIWTIIVGFRLSLQQGQGPNYLGAAVALSLCAYASTKLVLSQIDTQMLVFVMMGLVIALRSYKAAAPECSSSKRPKTAALIGGRPRRTPHLVTASQGYSLKMK; from the coding sequence GTGAGCCTGACGAGCCTATCCGACGCGCCCAAGTCAGTTCCTTCAGTCACGGCCAATGTCCGCTGGACATCGGCTGCGCTGTTGTTCGGCGCGTTGGTCGGGTTGTGCCTCCCGGCTGCGTTTGAGGGCGGGCTCGAGATTTATTTCCTTATCCTCGCACTTATTATTGTCGTCATCATTTTCTCGATGCCGAGAAAGAAAACGTTCAACGACCGAACCTGCTGGATTCTGTTCGTCACGTTTTTGTCGCTATACTCTCTTTATCCTCACTACATCTCATTGCGGATAAGCGGGCTGCCTTGGCTCAGCCCGGTTCGCATCGTGCTTGCCGCGCTGTTTTTCGTCTGGCTCTACGCCTTTCGGCATTCCGCGGTGATGGAAGAAACGCTGCGCCGGCATATCCGCGAGAACCGGGCTTTTTTTGTATTTTTCGGAATTTTCGTCGCTGCACAGATCTTCGGGCTGCTCACGTCGCGATCGCCCGCGCAATCGCTGACCCGTTTCTTGCTGTTCCAATTCATCTGGACGTTTCCCTTCTTGGCGATGATCTCGCTCGCGCGGACCGAGCAGCGCCTTCGTCTCGTTGCAGCTCTGTTCATTGTTTTCGCCGCCGTGCAGTGCAGCATGGGCTTTATTGAGGCGAGGCTCCAGCGGCTGCTCTGGCTGGACTTCCTTCCGCCTGGCTTCGGCGCCGACACCGAGTTCCTGCTTCGCATCATTCAGGGGCAATTCAGGGGCGGCACTTACCGCGTTCAAGGCTCGTTCTCGGTCAGCCTGATCTATGCGGAATTCCTCGTGCTGATGCTGCCTTTCGCGATATTTGCCGTCATTGAAGGCCGCACGCGCTTCGTCCGTATGGCGGGGTTTGTGACGGCTGCCGCGATCGTGCCGGCTCAGTTCCTGTCGGGCGCACGCCTGGGCACGGTGGGAACGCTCATTATCTTCTTCCTGCTGCTCATCGTCCATGTGGTCCGCGTAAAGAAGATCAACAAGCGAAGCATGCTGGGGCCGTTCCTCCTGTTGATGCTTCCCTTCGCCCTCGCGGCGTTTGCCGCCGCCTATGTCGCCAGTCCGCGATTGCAATCGATGACGATCGGCGGAGGTCAGCATCAGGCCAGTACCGAAGGCCGGCTCGAGCAGGTCAAAAGGGCCATTCCGCGCATCGCAGAAAGGCCTGTCTTCGGACATGGTCTCGGTGTCGCCGGAGAAACGCTCGGGTTTCGAAACCTGGCTGGCGTGCTGACCATCGACAGCTATGCTTTGAGCCTGTTGCTCGAGGTTGGCATCGTCGGAACGATCGGGTTCGTCGGCATGATCATCTGGACGATCATCGTCGGATTTCGTCTCAGCCTGCAGCAAGGCCAGGGGCCGAACTATCTGGGGGCGGCAGTGGCGCTGTCGCTCTGCGCGTATGCCAGCACAAAGCTTGTTCTTTCGCAGATTGACACGCAGATGCTCGTATTCGTCATGATGGGGCTGGTCATTGCCCTTCGCAGCTACAAGGCGGCTGCGCCGGAATGCAGTTCATCGAAGCGGCCGAAAACTGCGGCCTTGATCGGTGGGCGACCGAGACGCACGCCCCATTTGGTGACGGCGTCGCAAGGCTACTCGCTTAAAATGAAGTAG
- a CDS encoding right-handed parallel beta-helix repeat-containing protein, which yields MQAAKGGERIVLAPGDYGALLLNATRERWGTYSSQVTLVSADPARPASFSSVSLVGVQNLAFSNVAFNYAFAPADKVNIRPFSFRGVKGLTIADSSFVGSLASGTGTPADGFGTGTGLIIGDSVSVNIERNVFRQWHRAAVFHETSDLNVRENNISQIRSDGLDFAQVERVLIERNHLHDFKGQTGGTDHPDMIQFWTNKTKAPSVGITIRDNILDRGEGSWTQSIFMRNEEVDSKRAGPEMFYRDVTITGNVIRNSHLHGITVGETAGLTISNNTLIQAEAAPRPQHVTVPSINVKSSSENVRIENNIAPRFPDVGSNPKDGWRLANNLRVQRSFPRAKDFYTNIFVDALAEGSIPLSKLQRLPSDAAGQDDIGAPLTRFDPKPAIPTVVILSSPVPGKMSAEQRLDASLVYGPGGRIDMTGASAVWDLGNGVSKSGLVQTHRFPERGSPRVSVTVTLGNGTRVVGTRTLMVE from the coding sequence ATGCAGGCGGCGAAGGGCGGCGAGCGCATTGTGTTGGCACCGGGCGATTACGGTGCGCTGCTTCTGAACGCGACGCGCGAGCGGTGGGGAACGTACAGCTCGCAGGTGACATTGGTGTCAGCCGATCCAGCCCGCCCGGCGTCATTCTCGTCGGTCAGCCTGGTCGGGGTTCAGAACCTCGCCTTCTCGAATGTCGCGTTCAACTATGCTTTCGCCCCGGCGGACAAGGTGAACATACGCCCGTTTTCATTCCGCGGCGTGAAAGGACTGACGATTGCCGATTCGAGCTTCGTCGGGAGCCTTGCCAGTGGAACCGGCACGCCAGCCGATGGTTTCGGGACCGGCACAGGGCTGATCATTGGCGATTCCGTTTCCGTCAATATCGAGCGTAACGTCTTCCGGCAGTGGCACCGCGCGGCAGTCTTCCACGAGACCAGCGACCTGAACGTTCGTGAAAACAACATATCTCAGATTCGTTCGGACGGGTTGGATTTTGCGCAAGTCGAGCGCGTTCTGATTGAACGAAACCATCTCCACGACTTCAAGGGGCAGACTGGGGGGACGGACCATCCCGATATGATCCAGTTCTGGACGAACAAGACCAAGGCGCCGTCGGTCGGTATCACCATTCGGGACAATATTCTCGACCGGGGCGAGGGTAGCTGGACCCAATCGATCTTCATGCGTAACGAAGAGGTCGACAGCAAGCGGGCTGGGCCCGAGATGTTCTATCGCGATGTGACGATCACCGGGAATGTGATCCGGAATTCGCATCTGCACGGCATCACGGTCGGAGAAACGGCCGGCCTGACGATTTCCAACAACACGCTCATTCAGGCCGAGGCGGCGCCGCGCCCCCAGCATGTCACGGTGCCGAGCATCAACGTAAAGTCCTCCTCCGAGAACGTTCGGATCGAAAACAACATCGCACCGCGCTTCCCCGATGTTGGCAGCAACCCGAAGGATGGATGGAGGCTCGCAAACAACCTGCGTGTGCAGCGCAGTTTTCCGCGGGCAAAGGATTTCTACACCAACATCTTTGTCGATGCGCTTGCTGAAGGGAGCATTCCGCTGTCGAAGCTTCAGCGGCTTCCTTCGGACGCAGCCGGCCAGGACGATATCGGCGCGCCGCTGACGCGTTTTGACCCTAAGCCCGCCATACCGACCGTCGTCATCCTGTCGTCGCCCGTACCCGGAAAAATGAGCGCCGAACAACGGCTCGACGCTTCCCTGGTGTACGGCCCCGGAGGCAGGATCGACATGACGGGTGCCAGCGCGGTCTGGGACCTTGGAAATGGCGTGAGCAAATCAGGATTGGTGCAGACTCACCGCTTTCCTGAGCGGGGATCGCCTCGCGTCTCCGTCACGGTAACGCTGGGGAATGGCACGCGCGTGGTCGGAACAAGAACACTGATGGTGGAGTGA
- a CDS encoding oligosaccharide flippase family protein, with product MVRWLRAASGLPFLFEMGIIAELVGSLLRAVALARILPPDQFGIAISLMLVITLVDIASDIGLDKSIIRLGQDVDADVERDTLHLLSVLRGALLAALLLAAAPFLAVLFKAPGATGSFALLAVAALARGFLHLGVKEMTRDYKFGPEGLTNLALYVSTTLITIMVAWITHSYTAMVYGIVAGQVIQSLVSHGLAPQPWRLRWNAAAARKAVAYGLPLVPNGISLALKNVGDRLIVGLVAGASALAVYSVAVMVGLMPRGIVLRYLVAVFLPRMVNSGHGPQTVPIVSAFAILSGTVATVLGTGLWAIGQPVISLVFGATYLVPQPLISAVAIMMTTKILFGIVSVPVLAFGETRLVLIGSAGSLLGMAAAALTLVYSHDLAIFLLTMSLFEFTALIISIRASRGKLLFDMVVAGASLIGPMVVLLGLAIGAQVASCLDWFWRAVIGVGVLAICLPGILYLLRRCRLSLPQVWRLVRGKE from the coding sequence ATGGTGCGATGGCTGCGCGCGGCGTCAGGGCTGCCGTTCCTGTTCGAGATGGGAATTATCGCCGAACTGGTGGGCTCGCTGCTGAGAGCCGTCGCGCTCGCACGCATCCTGCCGCCGGATCAGTTCGGGATCGCCATCTCCTTGATGCTGGTGATCACGCTCGTCGACATTGCTTCGGATATCGGGTTGGACAAGTCGATCATCCGGCTGGGCCAGGACGTGGATGCGGATGTTGAACGCGACACCCTGCATCTGTTGTCGGTCCTGAGAGGCGCTCTGTTGGCGGCCTTGCTGCTTGCGGCCGCCCCTTTCCTGGCGGTCCTGTTCAAGGCGCCGGGCGCCACGGGCTCCTTTGCCCTGCTGGCGGTCGCCGCGCTGGCTCGTGGTTTCCTGCATCTTGGCGTCAAGGAGATGACCCGCGACTACAAGTTCGGTCCCGAGGGGCTGACGAACCTGGCGCTCTATGTGTCGACCACCCTGATCACCATCATGGTCGCATGGATCACCCATTCTTATACCGCCATGGTGTACGGGATCGTTGCGGGGCAGGTCATTCAGTCGCTCGTGTCGCATGGATTGGCGCCGCAGCCCTGGCGGCTGCGCTGGAATGCTGCCGCAGCGCGCAAGGCCGTTGCTTATGGCCTGCCGCTGGTCCCGAACGGCATATCCCTGGCGCTGAAGAATGTGGGTGATCGCCTCATCGTCGGGTTGGTCGCAGGCGCCAGCGCGCTGGCTGTCTACAGCGTCGCCGTCATGGTCGGTTTGATGCCGCGGGGCATCGTGCTTCGCTACCTGGTGGCCGTTTTCCTGCCACGGATGGTCAATTCCGGACACGGCCCCCAGACGGTTCCAATCGTCAGCGCCTTCGCCATCTTGTCGGGAACTGTTGCCACGGTGCTCGGAACCGGCCTCTGGGCCATCGGCCAGCCCGTGATTTCCCTGGTTTTCGGCGCGACTTATCTCGTCCCCCAACCGTTGATAAGTGCGGTTGCGATCATGATGACCACCAAAATTCTGTTCGGGATCGTGTCGGTCCCTGTGCTTGCCTTCGGAGAGACGCGGCTCGTGCTGATCGGCTCCGCCGGCAGCCTTCTTGGCATGGCGGCGGCTGCGCTGACGCTCGTCTACAGCCACGATCTCGCGATTTTCCTGCTCACGATGAGCCTGTTCGAATTCACCGCGCTGATAATCTCGATCCGCGCCAGCCGGGGCAAGCTCCTGTTCGACATGGTCGTCGCCGGCGCGAGCCTGATCGGCCCCATGGTGGTCCTGCTCGGCCTCGCCATCGGCGCGCAGGTTGCATCCTGCCTTGACTGGTTTTGGCGTGCTGTTATCGGGGTCGGCGTGCTTGCGATCTGTCTTCCAGGCATTCTCTACTTGCTCAGGCGCTGTCGCCTGTCGCTGCCTCAGGTATGGCGGCTCGTGCGCGGCAAAGAGTGA